Genomic DNA from Bacteroidales bacterium:
GTAAAAACAATAGATTCACCGGATAAAATCGTATATAGGAAAAAATCAGGCTTTGCCCGCTTTGCTCAATGGTGGGAAGATGGGGTGGTGATACTTCCGAATGAAAATCCGGTTATCCTTTCAGGCCTGCGTAAATCGGTAGCCCGTGTAGACAGGATGATTGACAGGGAATTAATGAAGAACGAATGAAGAAATGAAAGAATGAATGAAAAATGAAGAATGAAAGAATGAAAAGAAAGAATGAAAGAATGAAAGAATGATAACTTCATTTCTTCATTTCTTCATTCCTTCATTCCTTCATTCCTTCATTTCTTCATTTCTTCATTTCTTCATTCCTTCATTCCTTCATTTTCAATACTATTGATAACTTTTTAACGTTATATTGTTTTTTGTAGTAGTTTTGTAATAATTTAATGCTGCACCATTAAATTATTCTTTAGTGGATAAAAGAACATTTTTAAGGTCATTATTGCTGGGCACTGCGGGTGTTGCTGCAAAAGGTCTCAATTCACCTCTTAAAGCAGCCGGGGTTCGCAAAAAATGGGATGGCATTTTCAGGATACCTGAATTGGATTATTCCATCGTGTCACTTGAACCTTTTATGAACAAAGAGGTTCTGAATCGTCATTTTTCCATATACAGCGACATTACTGCAAATTTTAACAGGACAGTTTCTGAGAACGGCTTACAGGGCAAGACAATTCACGAAATTTTTGAAAAGATTTCTAAATTGCCTGAATCCATCCGGTTTGACGGAGGCGGATATTTTAATCACAAATTATTCTGGAGAGTGATAACACCCCGGAAGAATACTGCATTCTCGGCTGAATTAACCTATATGATCAACCGGTCGTTTGATTCTGAAGCAGGATTGCAAACCGCATTGGCCGATGCCGCAAACCGTGTATCCGGTTCTGGCTGGGCATGGCTTGTTTCCGGAAAAGACGGTTCACTTTTCGTCACGGCCACTTCAGGAAACGATAATCCTCTTATGAATACAAGCAAAGAAAGGGGTTTTCCTTTGCTTTGCCTTGATACCTGGGATCATGCCACTGCGGCTAACCAGTACTCAAATACTACAGAGTATGTTAATGCCTTCTGGAACCATCTGAATAAAGAAGTGGTTTCAAAAAGGTATGTGACAAGCGGAAGATTCTTTAGCAGAAGCTCTTCATTGCGAGGAGCTTGATAATTCTTATTTTTTTTATTGATAAGTTCATTGCGACGAGGCAATCTGCCAAAACAGGCAGGGCGATAAATCTTTGCATCGCTATGCATGTTCGGGCAGATTGCTTCGGCCCGCAGGAATCGGGCCTCGCAATGACGGTTCCTATTTATTTCTTCTTCTCCGGATACAGCACTACCCTCACGTACTTTTTCAAATCAATCTTTTTGGCGGCTTCCTGTATTTGTTCCGAAGTGAGTGATTCAATCCAGCCTGAATACCGGGTTATGAGTTCCGGATCGTTATACCGGTATCCTGTAAGAAGCTGACCGAGCCAGTAGCCGTTCTCCTTCAGATTTTTTTCAAGGCTACGGCGCTGGGCTTCCTTGACCTTTACAAGGTCCTCGGGCTTAACACCGTTCTCCTGAATATTTCTGATCTCATCGATGGCCGCTTTTGTAAGTTTATCAGTATTCTCAGGTGCGCATGGAATAATCACACTGATAAACGCCCTTGCATATGGAACCATTCCCATATCGGCATTTACACTGATCGTATAGGCTCCGCTAAGTTCTTCCCTGATCACATCCACATACCGGATGTCGAGCAAATCACCAAGTGATTCAAAAACATGATCCTCCTGGGTACTCCAGGTTACGGGCACTTCGAAATATAGTCCGATCCGGCTCTTGGGGTCATTACCCTTATAAACCGGTTTGTCAGTTTTTTTCGACGGTGGCCTGATACCCATGTCTTTCCAGTTTTCACCCCGTTTCAGCGAAGGGAGACTGGCCAGGTACTTTTCGATAAGCGGCTTTATACTGTCAATTTTGAAAGAACCTACAATAAAGAATGTGAAATCCGAAGCATCTGCAAACCGGTCGTTATATACCTTCATAATCTTATCCAGGCTGACGGTGGCTAACTCCTTTTCGTCAGGAATTACATCTGCCAGCGGATTATTCTGTGTTTTTGCCCTTGTAAACTGGTCACCAAAGTAGGTATCCGGATCAGAAAGAGCATTTTTATAATACGATTTCTGAAGCGACATGATCGATTCATACATTACGCTGTCTTTGCGAGGGGCTGTAAAATAGAGGTATGCCAGCTGGAACATACTTTCAAGGTCCTTTGGTACCGCTGATCCGGTAACTCCTTCAAAATACTCACCAATATAAGGACTGGCTGACACGTTTTTGCCGGCAAGCAACTTGGTCAGGTCGCTTGAGGAATAATCCCCGACTCCGCATTCCGATACGATATCGTCAGCCATTGTGGCCGATTCATGGTCAGAAAGACTGTAAAGTGAATAACCGCCGGGACTATAAGAACTGAAAAGAACCTGGTCGTTCTTAAAATCTGTGGGTTTCAACACTACCCTGGCACCATTCGAAAGCTTCATTTCAACCGTGCCAATGGCTTCATCCTTCTTTGTCAGCAGGATGCGGCCAGGCTTTGGCTGGTTCTTAATCAGCTGGCTGCCTGAAATTTTATCCACGTAGGCTGTTAACTCAGCGCTCTGCGCCTGCCCGATGGCCTTCTCAACCGTATTGTCGTCTGGCAAAACAAGACCTTCTTTCTGAGGGGCCAGGATGGCAAGCACCCGGTTATCCTGCTTCAGACTTTGCTTAAGAAGATCATTGATTTCTTCAGGAGTGATTCCGTCAATATATTGCTTTACAAATTCATATTCAAATTCGATCCCGGGAATGGGTTCATCTACCGTAAAATTACGGGCATACTCGGATGCATAATTGGCTGAATTAGTTTTTCCTCTCTCGTTATAGGCATTTTCATAAGAAGTAAGCATCTCGCTCTTTTGCCTGCTGATTTCCCCCGGAGTAAATCCAAACCGTACAGCCCTCTCTGTTTCGGTTACCATGGCCTCAATTCCCCTGGTTATTGCATTCTCGGGAACAACAGCTGCTACCTGGAACATATCTTTTTCGGGTACCATCGAACCATAGGAGACCTGGCCTGCCATAACCGGCGGATCCGGTTTTTCCCTGAGTTCATTGATCCGTTGAGTGAGCATACCGGCAATCATCTGGTACATCATCATTTTGCGGTAATCCTTCTGAAGCGTCTGGTTAAAGTGTTCGAGCTTACAGAATAAAACGGTTTGAACAACAGGCATTTCCTTATCGGAAAAAATAAGCATTTTAGTTCCTTCATGGTCAGGAACGGGAGTTGTTGTTCTTGGCCTGCTGTTTTCGGGATTTTTAAGGGAACTGAAATGATCCTTAATAGTTTTCTCAACGGCATCCGGGTCAATATCACCAACCACAATGAGAGCCATCAGGTCAGGCCGGTACCAGTCGGAATAAAATTTCTTAAGTGTTGCGTGAGGAGCACCCTGAATAACTTCCCTGGTTCCAATGGGAATTCTGACTGCGTATTTTGAATTCTCAAACAGAACAGGGAAAAGCTTGTCCTGCAACCGCTGGCTGAGTCCCTGGTTCAGTCGCCACTCTTCCGTGATGACCCCTCTCTCCTTATCTATTTCCGCATCATCAAAGGTGAGATTGTGAGCCCAGTCTTCCATAATCTGGAATCCTTTTTCAAGGATATGGGCAGAATCGGTAGGAAGAGTAAGCATGTAGCTGGTTTCATTAAATCCGGTGCTTGCATTCACTTCGGGACCGAACTGTACTCCTACGGACTGCATGTAGTGCACCAGCTCATTTTTTGCAAAATTCTTAGTGCCGTTAAAGGCCATATGTTCGGTAAAATGGGCCAAGCCGCGTTGATCTTCGTCCTCAAGTACAGATCCGGCTTTCACAACCAATCGCAATTCCACTCGTTTCTCGGGTTTGCCATTTTGCCTTATATAATATGTAAAACCATTGTCGAGTTTACCAATCCGGATCTTATTATCAACCGGTATCGGCTGATCAAGGCGATCCTGCGCCGATGCAAATGCCAATGAGGCAAATAAAGCCAGGCAGATTGACAGAATCTGCCCGGCATTATATTTTTTGGATGATTTCATTCAGGTGTGGAATTATTTATTTCAGTATGCATTACGGAAGAAATGGAAAATAATGATGAATGTTTTCTTTGGTGAGCCTTGTTCCGTATTCCGAATCCTCAAAAGCCTCACAGTATTTAACTTTGCTGCCCCTGTCCTTTCCATACTCTTCAATAAGTTTAGCTCTGTAAGGTTCGGCATCCCAGTTCGATTTGTATTGAGTTCCAAGCCATGCACGGCGGTCGGCTTCGGTTTTAGGAACCTGGTCAAGGATCCCCCTGTTAAAGGGAAGCCACTCAT
This window encodes:
- a CDS encoding superoxide dismutase encodes the protein MDKRTFLRSLLLGTAGVAAKGLNSPLKAAGVRKKWDGIFRIPELDYSIVSLEPFMNKEVLNRHFSIYSDITANFNRTVSENGLQGKTIHEIFEKISKLPESIRFDGGGYFNHKLFWRVITPRKNTAFSAELTYMINRSFDSEAGLQTALADAANRVSGSGWAWLVSGKDGSLFVTATSGNDNPLMNTSKERGFPLLCLDTWDHATAANQYSNTTEYVNAFWNHLNKEVVSKRYVTSGRFFSRSSSLRGA
- a CDS encoding insulinase family protein, whose translation is MKSSKKYNAGQILSICLALFASLAFASAQDRLDQPIPVDNKIRIGKLDNGFTYYIRQNGKPEKRVELRLVVKAGSVLEDEDQRGLAHFTEHMAFNGTKNFAKNELVHYMQSVGVQFGPEVNASTGFNETSYMLTLPTDSAHILEKGFQIMEDWAHNLTFDDAEIDKERGVITEEWRLNQGLSQRLQDKLFPVLFENSKYAVRIPIGTREVIQGAPHATLKKFYSDWYRPDLMALIVVGDIDPDAVEKTIKDHFSSLKNPENSRPRTTTPVPDHEGTKMLIFSDKEMPVVQTVLFCKLEHFNQTLQKDYRKMMMYQMIAGMLTQRINELREKPDPPVMAGQVSYGSMVPEKDMFQVAAVVPENAITRGIEAMVTETERAVRFGFTPGEISRQKSEMLTSYENAYNERGKTNSANYASEYARNFTVDEPIPGIEFEYEFVKQYIDGITPEEINDLLKQSLKQDNRVLAILAPQKEGLVLPDDNTVEKAIGQAQSAELTAYVDKISGSQLIKNQPKPGRILLTKKDEAIGTVEMKLSNGARVVLKPTDFKNDQVLFSSYSPGGYSLYSLSDHESATMADDIVSECGVGDYSSSDLTKLLAGKNVSASPYIGEYFEGVTGSAVPKDLESMFQLAYLYFTAPRKDSVMYESIMSLQKSYYKNALSDPDTYFGDQFTRAKTQNNPLADVIPDEKELATVSLDKIMKVYNDRFADASDFTFFIVGSFKIDSIKPLIEKYLASLPSLKRGENWKDMGIRPPSKKTDKPVYKGNDPKSRIGLYFEVPVTWSTQEDHVFESLGDLLDIRYVDVIREELSGAYTISVNADMGMVPYARAFISVIIPCAPENTDKLTKAAIDEIRNIQENGVKPEDLVKVKEAQRRSLEKNLKENGYWLGQLLTGYRYNDPELITRYSGWIESLTSEQIQEAAKKIDLKKYVRVVLYPEKKK